Proteins found in one Eretmochelys imbricata isolate rEreImb1 chromosome 9, rEreImb1.hap1, whole genome shotgun sequence genomic segment:
- the IGSF10 gene encoding immunoglobulin superfamily member 10 produces the protein MLAVRDVVLGLARRMKVKGRSKPCLLEFLFSFCLAILPSSSACPRLCACYVPTEVHCTFRYLTAIPPHIPQNVERINLGYNSLVKLTETDFSGLEKLELLMLHSNEIHTIPDKTFTDLNALQVLKMSYNKVRILQKDTFHGLKSLVRLHMDHNQIEFVHPEVFYGFISLRLVHLEGNLLKQLHPDAFVTLRYIQIFKTSSIKHIYLSDNFLTSLPQEMFSYMPELESIYLHGNPWSCDCDLQWFVDWAEQWPDIIKCKKDRGSSSAQQCPVCANPRNSKGKHLVNIPSASLTCSKPTIDPSLKFKNITMPDEGDFISISPKDFIAPIGTMMLNMTDQTGNQANLVCNVRKPTKMSPLSFDKDGDNTVLKVSFSTFLVCSIDYEHIQQLWSILALYSDSPLKLERNLLLTKVPYISYKYKQMYSESEEVFTNVESELTAEPSWLLQGQVALQLDRTATTFSTLHIGYVTDAQIILPNANEKQLRHSWAIISRDNKTRVEHTVLVGGTVELDCQAFGEPSPTIEWILADGSKVRVPYVSEDGRIIIAKSGKFTLRTADSFDTGVYHCIGTNYNDADVLTFRITVIDTYVEHNNVNGAQLSAFIGDTLYLPCQSVGVPDASISWILPEHTVLHQSVRSKHIFHNGTLKIQEMTERDSGYFRCVAANQHGIDFLIFQVLVKVNEGASQKQKTAPEENEERDGSGHEELRAVTKHKYPLATVQTSVTSKAPTDSASRNQPIGIANKWNNYREMTYRRNGDKINRRFRGHRRQFTSSARRIDPQHWAAFVEKTKKNSTFPEKQENARTKSPTPDHLSSKVSGHKEETSGDHIPPEEEFIILASEAPTIPTLKKVSATIVTEEPKTTSSNFKSKTTSVMVTEAVAPTVSPWITQYIRPKSKKPNADLTSAVTRPNSLETSELNQTSLTIIQPLTTSSLVNSTAKDFNPEHRLVSFGESNQYLKIISTTQTADVTEITSLVTSQNIVEKPDLFTESIDKTSAKSDHRISVVTVSEPNTEFGHIYFHSTQKITTPKLPPGSTIITHQQIQIIRDVTANTLQSRQRYGRRRKISGRRRIVRPDRIPAIRGHRYNFVRQESSRESTTLPPAMELDTKCLLCSHPATPSRSSLELLSPETHMPPPVKVDIPELTSEQPTSQTTAFLAEEKNRLTAEGEKTTPTVMPFYSESTQGTLQMKLEDSAPLQTHAVRLPTTARQTLSVSMETTTSADSKTSSNVKSILPTTKIRTSSKVLRGKIPWHHLFGKTHIQKELLKKLPRRLTSTVPSSAITSMLPKTTATLSIDRVSPLHLTTISVEVNQTDGLLSLTKPISHNNSMSEKQSPIPSLTTAELPSSAYSSNLPTVMKKEIIATRPMPTFRSATVPHTEMKITKIKAFRAGRRRDQRRKKPQKITTSQSITTSHSTTTASSVNTTLYILTTAKSLTKPTIPIPTEFLYKNTSVIPITTVPQILHTKEVTKGSPATTMQTLTRITTAGNTQPVKLPSDVFSTEKPAITIPATSPSLKPFNTTTILPATSFVTSESVPNQQNKTIVMVSKRPHQKMGERVIQQKHTAQATFPDKAELSTKSPAVTTHVINSSIQHPTPLTSQITETPHTSIVQITLSPQWENKFWHKQSPEVSEIGKTLTVNTLTTLKSPQSSTPYTPARRRDKDNSVKSWFDKTADQETNNNLIALDSLYKNRLAKPRIVGGKLAAFTVLANSDAFIPCEATGNPLPTIHWTKVSSGTDVSKSKRDNRFEVFANGTLSIQNVNIQDRGQYLCIAANQHGSDRLLVTLSVVAYPPRILEGRSKVITVHSGKPVSVKCRAEGRPIPTISWILANKTYVSESFPGSKQASVQPDGTLIIQEVTVYDRGLYTCTASNPAGADTRTVKLQVIVAPPVILEEKRQHIAGIMGESLKLPCTAKGDPHPSVHWVLFDGTAVKPLHFVNAKLFLFSNGTLYIRNIAPSDSGNYECIATSSTGSERRVVNLMVEQKDTIPRIATASLKMTQLNFGDRLLLNCSATGEPKPRIIWRLPSKAVVDQWHRMGSRIHVYPNGSLFIEAVTEKDAGDYLCVARNRIGDDLILMKVSVTMKPAKIDQKQYFKKQVPYGKDFKVDCKASGSPEPEISWSLPDGTMINNVMQADDNGRRSRRYILFDNGTLYFNKVGIAEEGNYTCYAQNTLGKDEMKVHITVVTASPRIKQNYKTYAKVKAGDNAVFDCEVVGEPKPKIFWLLPSSDMISSSTDRYLLHVNGSLSVSKVKLLDAGEYVCVARNPGGDDTKLYKLDVISKPPLINGLYTNKTVIKATAIRHSKKQIDCMSEGTPFPQIMWIMPDNIFLTAPYYGSRITVHKNGTLEIRNVRPSDTADFICMVRNDGGESILVVQLEVLEMLRRPMFRNPFNEKIIAKAGKTIVLNCSVDGNPPPEIIWILPNGTRFSNGARISRYHIGSNGTLIIYNPSKDDAGKYRCAARNKVGYIEKLIILEVGQKPTILTHSRGPIKSISGESLSLHCLSDGSPKPNIIWTVPSGYVLDRPQITGKYILLENGTLVIREATIRDRGNYLCKAQNNAGESSITVPVMTVAYPPRITNRPPQSIRTTAGAAVQLNCMALGIPKPEITWELPDHSVLSPASKGRPSGGELLHPQGTLIIQNPKSSDSGMYKCIAKNQFGSDFTITYIQVV, from the exons ATGCTTGCTGTGAGGGATGTTGTTTTAGGATTAGCACGCAGGATGAAAGTAAAAGGCAGAAGCAAACCTTGCTTGCTGGAGTTTCTCTTCAGTTTCTGCCTGGCTATTCTTCCCAGCAGTAGTGCCTGCCCCAGGCTCTGTGCCTGCTATGTCCCTACTGAAGTACACTGTACATTCCGGTACCTCACAGCCATCCCACCACACATCCCCCAAAACGTGGAGCGCATCAATTTAGG TTACAACAGCTTGGTTAAACTGACCGAAACAGATTTTTCCGGCCTGGAGAAACTGGAGTTGTTGATGTTGCACAGCAATGAGATCCATACAATCCCCGACAAGACATTCACTGATTTAAATGCATTACAG GTCTTAAAAATGAGCTATAATAAAGTCAGAATACTTCAGAAGGACACTTTTCATGGTCTCAAGAGCTTGGTACGGTTGCATATGGACCACAATCAAATTGAATTTGTACACCCAGAAGTTTTCTATGGGTTTATATCACTGAGGCTGGTGCACTTGGAAGGAAATTTACTTAAACAGCTTCATCCAGATGCTTTTGTCACCTTGCGCTACATCCAGATATTTAAAACATCCTCCATAAAGCATATATACTTGTCTGACAACTTCTTAACATCACTACCACAAGAGATGTTTTCTTACATGCCTGAACTAGAGAGCATATACCTTCATGGAAACCCTTGGTCCTGTGATTGTGATCTACAATGGTTTGTAGACTGGGCAGAACAATGGCCAG ATATTATAAAGTGCAAGAAAGACAGAGGTTCTTCTAGTGCCCAGCAATGTCCAGTTTGTGCCAATCCCAGAAATTCTAAAGGCAAACATTTAGTTAACATCCCATCTGCATCTTTAACCTGTAGTAAGCCAACCATAGACCCCTCCCTGAAATTTAAAAACATCACTATGCCAGATGAAGGGGACTTCATTTCCATCTCTCCCAAAGATTTTATAGCTCCCATTGGAACCATGATGTTGAATATGACAGACCAAACAGGAAATCAAGCTAACTTGGTTTGCAATGTTCGAAAACCCACAAAAATGTCCCCACTCTCATTTGACAAAGATGGTGATAATACAGTACTCAAAGTATCATTTTCAACATTTCTGGTGTGTAGTATTGATTATGAACACATTCAACAGCTGTGGAGCATATTGGCCCTATACAGTGATTCTCCCCTGAAACTCGAAAGGAATCTCTTACTGACCAAAGTGCCTTACATCAGTTATAAGTACAAACAGATGTACTCTGAAAGTGAAGAAGTTTTTACCAATGTAGAGAGTGAACTGACAGCTGAACCTTCTTGGCTGCTCCAAGGCCAGGTGGCCTTACAATTAGACAGGACAGCAACCACATTCAGCACACTACATATTGGATATGTAACTGATGCTCAAATTATCTTGCCCAATGCTAATGAAAAACAGTTGAGACACAGCTGGGCCATAATTTCAAGAGATAATAAAACAAGAGTTGAACACACAGTTTTAGTGGGTGGGACCGTGGAACTGGACTGTCAGGCATTTGGTGAGCCTTCTCCTACCATTGAATGGATATTAGCTGATGGGAGCAAAGTTAGAGTGCCGTATGTTAGTGAAGATGGAAGAATCATAATAGCTAAAAGTGGAAAATTCACACTGCGGACAGCTGATAGTTTTGACACTGGAGTTTATCACTGCATAGGCACAAATTATAACGATGCAGATGTCCTAACATTTAGGATCACAGTGATTGATACTTACGTGGAACACAACAACGTTAATGGGGCTCAACTTTCGGCATTCATTGGTGACACACTCTACCTTCCATGTCAGTCTGTTGGTGTCCCAGATGCATCTATTAGTTGGATCCTACCTGAGCACACAGTTCTTCATCAGTCTGTAAGAAGCAAACATATTTTCCACAATGGTACACTAAAAATACAAGAGATGACAGAACGAGATAGTGGCTATTTTAGATGTGTAGCAGCCAATCAACATGGTATAGATTTTTTGATTTTCCAAGTGCTAGTTAAAGTGAATGAGGGTGcttcacaaaaacaaaagacaGCTCCAGAAGAAAATGAAGAGAGAGATGGATCTGGTCATGAGGAGCTTAGAGCTGTTACAAAACATAAGTATCCATTAGCTACTGTGCAAACTTCAGTAACAAGTAAAGCACCCACTGATTCTGCATCCAGAAATCAACCTATAGGGATTGCAAATAAATGGAATAACTATAGAGAGATGACTTACAGACGCAATGGGGACAAAATAAACAGACGATTTAGGGGACACAGAAGACAATTCACTTCCTCAGCCAGGAGAATTGACCCACAACATTGGGCAGCATTTGttgaaaaaacaaagaagaatTCCACTTTCCcagaaaaacaagaaaatgcCAGAACAAAATCACCTACACCAGACCATCTATCCTCTAAGGTGTCTGGGCATAAGGAAGAAACATCTGGTGACCATATACCTCCAGAAGAAGAATTTATTATACTAGCATCTGAAGCACCAACTATACCTACTCTGAAAAAGGTTTCAGCAACTATTGTAACTGAAGAACCTAAAACTACATCAAgtaatttcaagtctaaaacAACTTCTGTCATGGTTACAGAGGCAGTAGCTCCAACAGTTAGTCCATGGATTACACAGTATATAAGACCCAAGAGCAAAAAGCCAAATGCAGATCTAACGTCTGCAGTCACAAGACCAAACTCATTGGAAACTTCTGAATTAAATCAAACATCATTAACTATTATACAGCCATTAACTACATCTAGTTTAGTGAATAGTACAGCTAAAGACTTTAATCCTGAACACAGATTGGTGTCTTTTGGGGAAAGTAATCAGTATTTAAAAATCATATCTACAACACAAACAGCAGATGTTACTGAAATTACCAGCCTTGTCACTTCCCAGAACATAGTTGAAAAACCTGATTTATTTACTGAGTCTATTGATAAGACTTCAGCTAAATCAGATCATCGAATATCTGTAGTGACAGTCAGCGAGCCAAACACTGAATTTGGTCACATTTATTTTCACAGTACTCAAAAAATAACAACTCCTAAACTACCACCAGGGTCAACTATTATTACTCATCAGCAGATTCAGATAATTAGAGATGTTACAGCTAATACACTACAGTCAAGACAACGATATGGAAGACGAAGGAAAATTTCTGGTAGAAGACGAATTGTTAGACCAGATCGAATTCCAGCTATCAGAGGACATAGGTATAATTTTGTGAGACAAGAATCCAGTAGAGAAAGTACAACTCTGCCTCCAGCTATGGAGCTGGACACAAAATGTCTATTGTGTTCACATCCCGCAACTCCTTCCAGAAGTTCACTTGAACTGCTTAGCCCAGAAACACATATGCCCCCACCTGTGAAAGTGGATATACCAGAACTCACATCAGAGCAGCCTACAAGTCAAACCACAGCATTCCTGGCTGAAGAGAAAAACAGACTCACTgcagaaggagaaaaaacaacTCCCACTGTAATGCCTTTCTATAGTGAAAGCACACAGGGTACCCTGCAAATGAAACTAGAGGACAGTGCACCATTGCAAACACACGCTGTCAGACTCCCTACAACTGCAAGACAGACCCTCAGTGTATCTATGGAAACTACAACTTCTGCAGACAGCAAGACATCCTCAAATGTTAAATCCATCCTCCCAACCACTAAAATTAGAACTTCTTCCAAAGTTTTAAGAGGAAAAATTCCTTGGCACCATCTCTTTGGAAAGACACACATTCAAAAGGAGCTATTGAAGAAGCTACCCAGACGACTAACAAGTACAGTGCCATCATCAGCAATAACCAGCATGCTTCCTAAAACTACTGCAACGCTATCCATAGATAGAGTTTCTCCTTTACATTTAACAACAATTTCAGTGGAAGTGAATCAAACTGATGGTCTCTTATCCCTAACTAAACCTATCAGTCATAACAATAGTATGTCCGAGAAACAGTCTCCCATTCCATCTCTTACTACTGCAGAACTGCCATCTTCAGCCTATTCTTCTAATCTTCCAACTGTTATGAAGAAAGAAATAATTGCAACAAGACCAATGCCAACATTTAGATCTGCTACTGTTCCCCACACTGAAATGAAAATCACTAAAATCAAAGCATTCAGAGCTGGAAGGAGGAGAGATCAAAGGAGGAAAAAGCCCCAGAAGATTACGACTTCACAAAGCATTACTACAAGCCATAGCACCACCACTGCTTCATCGGTGAACACAACCTTGTATATCCTGACAACAGCTAAGTCTTTAACTAAGCCCACCATCCCCATACCCACTGAATTTCTTTATAAGAACACAAGTGTAATCCCAATTACAACTGTGCCACAGATTCTTCACACAAAAGAGGTAACTAAAGGTTCACCTGCAACAACTATGCAAACATTAACTAGAATTACAACAGCTGGGAACACTCAACCTGTTAAACTACCATCTGATGTTTTCTCTACTGAAAAACCTGCCATTACAATCCCAGCCACATCACCTTCTTTGAAGCCTTTCAACACCACCACAATATTACCTGCCACATCCTTTGTAACATCTGAATCAGTGCCtaatcaacaaaacaaaactattgtAATGGTAAGTAAAAGACCACACCAAAAAATGGGAGAGAGAGTTATTCAGCAGAAACATACAGCACAGGCAACATTTCCTGACAAAGCTGAGCTCAGTACCAAATCTCCTGCTGTAACTACCCATGTGATCAACTCCAGCATACAGCATCCTACCCCATTAACATCCCAAATAACAGAGACACCACACACAAGTATCGTGCAAATCACCTTATCTCCCCAGTGGGAAAACAAGTTTTGGCATAAACAGTCTCCTGAAGTTTCAGAAATAGGCAAAACATTAACAGTTAATACTCTGACTACATTAAAATCCCCACAGAGCTCCACTCCATACACTCCTGCAAGGAGAAGGGACAAGGACAAttctgtcaaaagctggtttgaCAAGACAGCAGATCAAGAAACCAACAACAACCTCATAGCCCTAGACTCTTTATATAAAAATAGATTGGCAAAGCCTAGAATAGTGGGAGGAAAACTGGCTGCTTTTACCGTTTTGGCTAATTCAGATGCCTTCATCCCTTGTGAAGCGACTGGTAATCCccttcccacaattcactggaCTAAAGTGTCATCAG gGACTGATGTATCAAAAAGCAAGCGTGACAACAGGTTTGAAGTATTTGCTAATGGCACCCTCTCCATCCAGAATGTGAACATTCAGGACCGCGGACAGTACCTGTGTATTGCTGCCAACCAGCATGGCTCAGATCGGCTCCTGGTCACTTTGTCTGTGGTGGCATATCCACCGAGGATCCTAGAGGGCAGGTCAAAAGTGATCACTGTCCATTCTGGAAAGCCTGTGTCTGTGAAGTGTAGAGCTGAAGGTAGGCCCATCCCTACCATTTCATGGATTTTAGCAAACAAAACGTATGTCTCGGAATCTTTTCCGGGAAGTAAACAAGCGTCTGTGCAACCAGATGGCACTTTAATAATCCAGGAAGTCACTGTTTATGACAGAGGGCTTTACACATGTACGGCCAGTAACCCAGCGGGTGCCGACACGCGGACAGTAAAGCTACAGGTGATTGTGGCACCTCCTGTTATTTTGGAAGAGAAGAGACAACACATTGCAGGAATTATGGGTGAAAGTTTGAAACTCCCCTGCACAGCCAAAGGGGACCCTCATCCGAGTGTTCACTGGGTCCTCTTCGATGGAACAGCAGTGAAGCCTCTGCATTTTGTAAATGCCAAACTGTTCCTGTTCTCCAATGGAACCCTCTACATAAGAAACATAGCTCCTTCTGACAGTGGGAACTATGAATGCATAGCTACAAGCTCCACTGGCTCAGAGAGGAGGGTGGTAAATCTCATGGTGGAACAGAAAGATACAATTCCCAGAATAGCAACTGCATCTCTGAAAATGACTCAGCTGAATTTTGGGGACAGATTGCTTCTGAACTGTTCAGCTACTGGGGAGCCAAAGCCCAGAATAATCTGGAGGTTGCCTTCCAAGGCAGTTGTTGACCAATGGCACAG aATGGGAAGTCGAATCCATGTTTATCCTAATGGATCCTTGTTTATCGAGGCAGTCACAGAAAAGGATGCAGGTGACTATTTATGTGTAGCAAGAAACAGAATTGGAGATGACCTGATCCTGATGAAAGTCAGTGTGACTATGAAACCAGCAAAGATTGAccaaaaacagtattttaaaaaacaggtacCATATGGAAAGGACTTCAAAGTGGACTGCAAAGCCTCTGGGTCACCTGAGCCAGAGATCTCCTGGAGTTTGCCAGATGGCACCATGATTAATAATGTGATGCAAGCAGATGACAATGGACGCAGGTCTCGGAGATACATTCTTTTTGACAATGGAACTCTGTATTTCAACAAGGTTGGAATAGCTGAAGAGGGCAACTATACCTGTTATGCCCAAAATACATTAGGAAAAGATGAAATGAAGGTACACATTACAGTTGTAACAGCTTCACCTCGTATAAAGCAGAATTACAAGACATATGCTAAAGTAAAAGCTGGGGATAATGCAGTATTTGACTGTGAGGTTGTTGGAGAACCCAagccaaaaatattttggttgcTACCTTCCAGTGACATGATCTCATCTTCAACAGACAGATATTTACTGCACGTTAATGGCTCACTGTCAGTCAGCAAAGTGAAACTGTTGGATGCTGGGGAGTATGTATGTGTTGCCCGAAATCCTGGTGGAGATGACACAAAACTTTATAAACTGGATGTTATTTCTAAACCACCCCTAATAAATGGTTTATATACAAACAAAACTGTCATTAAAGCAACAGCAATAAGGCACTCAAAGAAGCAAATAGATTGTATGTCAGAAGGGACACCTTTCCCTCAAATTATGTGGATAATGCCTGACAATATTTTCCTAACAGCTCCATACTATGGGAGCAGAATAACAGTACACAAAAATGGGACACTTGAAATTAGGAATGTAAGGCCTTCAGACACAGCAGATTTTATATGCATGGTACGTAATGATGGAGGAGAAAGCATATTGGTAGTACAGTTGGAGGTATTAGAAATGCTAAGACGACCAATGTTCAGAAATCCATTCAATGAAAAAATCATAGCAAAAGCAGGAAAAACTATCGTATTAAATTGTTCAGTGGATGGAAACCCTCCTCCTGAAATCATCTGGATATTACCCAATGGCACACGATTTTccaatggagccagaatttcccGGTATCACATAGGGAGTAATGGTACCCTCATCATCTATAATCCTTCCAAAGATGATGCAGGAAAGTATCGCTGTGCAGCTAGAAATAAAGTAGGCTACATTGAAAAGCTGATCATCTTGGAAGTTGGTCAGAAGCCCACTATTCTTACCCATTCAAGAGGACCAATAAAGAGCATCAGTGGGGAATCATTATCCCTTCACTGTCTCTCTGATGGAAGCCCCAAACCAAACATTATATGGACAGTACCAAGTGGCTATGTGCTAGATCGGCCTCAGATTACTGGGAAATACATATTACTTGAAAATGGTACTTTAGTTATTCGAGAAGCAACCATTCGTGACAGAGGAAACTACCTGTGTAAGGCTCAGAACAATGCTGGAGAGTCGTCTATAACTGTTCCTGTCATGACTGTAGCCTATCCCCCACGGATTACAAATAGACCACCACAGAGTATACGCACTACGGCTGGGGCAGCAGTTCAGCTCAACTGTATGGCACTGGGGATACCAAAACCAGAAATCACATGGGAGCTGCCAGACCACTCTGTGCTTTCCCCAGCTAGTAAAGGCAGACCATCTGGAGGTGAACTTCTTCACCCCCAAGGGACATTAATCATTCAGAATCCAAAATCTTCAGATTCTGGTATGTACAAGTGCATAGCTAAGAATCAGTTTGGCAGCGATTTCACAATAACATATATTCAAGTTGTTTGA